Proteins from one Deinococcus budaensis genomic window:
- a CDS encoding DUF4870 domain-containing protein → MLPGPPPSSPDLSRGRAPDADFIPEAERTPALTVHLSPLLGLVLPGLGNVLGPLAAWLAYRDRSRLLDAQGKEALNFQLSVWLYSFLTGLLFFALFSLGLIGGAVGAASGAPDLGAFALFGSLTAFFAVVLPVSLVLWAFPLVVMLLAVIRVNQGRAYHYPLSIRFLR, encoded by the coding sequence ATGCTTCCCGGACCCCCTCCTTCCTCCCCCGACCTGAGCCGGGGCCGCGCGCCGGACGCGGACTTTATCCCCGAGGCCGAGCGCACGCCTGCGTTGACCGTGCATCTCTCGCCGCTGCTGGGGCTGGTGCTGCCGGGCCTCGGCAACGTGCTGGGGCCGCTGGCCGCCTGGCTGGCCTACCGCGACCGCAGCCGGTTGCTCGACGCGCAGGGCAAGGAGGCGCTCAACTTTCAGCTCAGCGTGTGGCTGTATTCCTTTCTGACGGGGCTGCTGTTTTTCGCACTGTTCAGCCTGGGGTTGATCGGCGGGGCGGTGGGCGCGGCCTCGGGGGCGCCCGACCTGGGGGCCTTTGCCCTCTTCGGCAGCCTGACCGCCTTTTTCGCGGTGGTGCTGCCCGTCAGCCTGGTGCTGTGGGCCTTTCCGCTGGTCGTGATGCTGCTGGCCGTGATCCGGGTCAACCAGGGGCGGGCGTACCACTACCCGCTGAGCATCCGCTTCCTGCGGTAA
- a CDS encoding SRPBCC family protein yields the protein MSQAINIKQSIVVRARPDVLYRLALEPKRRVRWDPNLVRAEYEGGEGRLANNVPVRFKFSRRLLGLSFTARYGQLQAPLRGGWESVRHVGPLEKLTQGWTFKAVPGGTEVTLSVNGRVRYGWIQKPVERMLHNLVVTTLVELQRQVDAQGAQLLEDMGREMQRKQKEEQKAAKEAAKAARRRK from the coding sequence ATGTCCCAAGCCATCAACATCAAGCAGAGCATCGTGGTCAGGGCGCGCCCGGACGTGCTGTACCGCCTCGCGCTGGAACCCAAGCGGCGGGTGCGCTGGGACCCCAATCTGGTGCGGGCCGAGTATGAAGGCGGTGAGGGACGGCTCGCCAACAACGTGCCGGTGCGCTTCAAGTTCTCGCGGCGGCTGCTGGGCCTGAGCTTCACGGCCCGCTACGGCCAGCTTCAAGCCCCCCTGCGCGGCGGCTGGGAGAGCGTGCGCCACGTCGGCCCGCTGGAAAAGCTGACCCAGGGCTGGACCTTCAAGGCCGTGCCGGGCGGCACCGAAGTGACCCTCAGCGTGAACGGGCGGGTGCGCTACGGCTGGATTCAGAAGCCGGTCGAACGGATGCTGCACAACCTGGTCGTGACGACGCTGGTCGAACTCCAGCGCCAGGTGGACGCCCAGGGCGCGCAACTGCTGGAAGACATGGGCCGCGAGATGCAGCGCAAGCAGAAAGAGGAGCAGAAGGCGGCAAAGGAAGCGGCCAAAGCGGCGCGGCGGCGCAAGTAG
- a CDS encoding PIG-L deacetylase family protein, whose translation MRIMAVFAHPDDEIGCIGTLAKHAARGDEVLLVWTTLGELASQFGDASHEEVTRVRREHGAWVAGRIGAASHFFDMGDSRMTGGRPEALQLARLYARFRPNAVITWSDDHPHPDHRMTAKIAFDAVTLARIPKIVNESGGGVAMPPAPDLSGDEAVESGEDVTRLDAWREPVRLYQYYAPASPYPEVFVDTTETFQASEDVAGYYRDFYKWAWTAEQFREGRAGTGRLAGVKYAERFNLRASHLRARDYLD comes from the coding sequence ATGCGAATCATGGCGGTCTTTGCCCATCCGGACGACGAGATCGGGTGCATCGGTACCCTGGCCAAACACGCGGCGCGCGGCGACGAGGTCTTGCTGGTCTGGACCACGCTGGGCGAACTCGCCTCGCAGTTCGGGGACGCTTCCCACGAGGAGGTCACGCGGGTCAGGCGCGAACACGGGGCCTGGGTGGCGGGGCGCATCGGGGCCGCCTCCCACTTCTTCGACATGGGCGACAGCCGCATGACGGGCGGGCGCCCGGAAGCCCTGCAACTCGCGCGGCTCTATGCCCGTTTCCGGCCCAACGCCGTGATCACCTGGAGTGACGACCACCCCCACCCCGACCACCGCATGACCGCCAAGATCGCCTTCGACGCGGTGACGCTGGCGCGCATTCCCAAGATCGTCAACGAGTCGGGCGGCGGCGTGGCGATGCCCCCGGCGCCCGACCTCAGCGGCGACGAGGCGGTCGAGAGCGGCGAGGACGTGACCCGGCTGGACGCCTGGCGCGAGCCGGTGCGGCTGTACCAGTACTACGCGCCCGCCAGCCCCTACCCGGAGGTTTTCGTGGACACCACCGAGACCTTTCAGGCGTCCGAGGATGTGGCGGGCTACTACCGCGACTTTTACAAGTGGGCCTGGACCGCCGAGCAGTTCCGCGAGGGCCGCGCGGGGACCGGGCGGCTCGCGGGCGTGAAGTACGCCGAGCGCTTCAACCTGCGCGCCTCGCACCTGCGGGCGCGGGACTATCTGGACTGA
- the gnd gene encoding phosphogluconate dehydrogenase (NAD(+)-dependent, decarboxylating) has translation MKLGMIGLGKMGGNMVLRLTQGGQGVVGYDRSEENVALIEAGGAEGARTMDELIAALGEPGQRAVWVMVPSGQVTQSVIEDLATRLAPGDIVVDGGNSNYKDSMRRAEALAEKGIGFVDVGTSGGIWGLAEGYAMMVGGTQEAVERLRPFLEVLAPAADRGWGRMGPAGSGHYVKMVHNGIEYGMMQAYAEGFELLHAREDYGLDMAQIAELWRHGSVIRSWLLDLTAEALKNQADFSQLSDYVADSGEGRWTVIDSIELGVPTPVITLSTQMRFRSQQEVSYAGQMLSAMRRAFGGHAVKVLEQTRQEAVVPEVQPGEHPKVAAPENIPVEAAQQETGGQGQAEQLGEAGQRRVTGEA, from the coding sequence ATGAAACTCGGAATGATCGGGCTGGGCAAGATGGGCGGCAACATGGTGCTGCGCCTCACGCAGGGCGGGCAGGGGGTCGTCGGCTACGACCGCAGCGAGGAGAATGTCGCGCTGATCGAGGCGGGCGGGGCCGAGGGTGCCCGCACGATGGACGAGCTGATCGCCGCGCTCGGCGAGCCGGGCCAGCGGGCGGTGTGGGTGATGGTGCCGTCGGGGCAGGTCACGCAGTCGGTGATCGAGGACCTGGCAACCCGGCTCGCGCCGGGCGACATCGTGGTGGACGGGGGCAACTCCAACTACAAGGACTCCATGCGCCGCGCCGAGGCGCTCGCCGAGAAGGGCATTGGGTTCGTGGACGTGGGCACGTCGGGCGGTATCTGGGGCCTGGCGGAGGGCTACGCGATGATGGTCGGCGGTACCCAGGAGGCCGTCGAGCGGCTGCGGCCCTTTCTGGAGGTGCTGGCGCCAGCAGCAGACCGGGGCTGGGGCCGGATGGGGCCTGCCGGGTCGGGGCACTACGTCAAGATGGTCCACAACGGCATCGAGTACGGGATGATGCAGGCCTACGCCGAGGGCTTCGAGCTGCTGCACGCCCGCGAAGACTACGGGCTGGACATGGCCCAGATCGCGGAGTTGTGGCGCCACGGCAGCGTGATCCGCTCCTGGCTGCTGGACCTGACCGCCGAGGCCCTGAAAAACCAGGCCGACTTCTCGCAGCTTTCCGACTACGTGGCCGACTCGGGGGAAGGGCGCTGGACGGTGATCGACTCCATCGAGCTGGGGGTGCCCACCCCGGTGATCACCCTCTCCACCCAGATGCGCTTTCGCAGCCAGCAGGAGGTCAGCTACGCCGGGCAGATGCTCTCGGCCATGCGCCGGGCCTTTGGCGGGCACGCGGTCAAGGTGCTGGAGCAGACGCGGCAGGAGGCGGTCGTGCCCGAGGTGCAGCCCGGCGAGCACCCCAAGGTCGCCGCGCCCGAGAACATCCCGGTCGAGGCCGCCCAGCAGGAGACCGGCGGGCAGGGCCAGGCCGAGCAACTGGGTGAGGCTGGCCAGCGGCGCGTGACGGGCGAGGCATGA